A segment of the Candidatus Woesearchaeota archaeon genome:
CCTAATTGCTGCAACTGATCATAAGCAGCTGGACGCCAGGTATCTGTTTGTATAAGGGCAATTTTACTTCCGCGTTTCTGGAAGAATTTTGCTAGTTTACCTGCAGTTGTCGTGTTATGAACAATAACACCATCTGCTATGAAATTATGGTTATCTTCAACCGTAAGATCATATACATATTCTGAAGAGTTACTAACTGGAACTGCCTTTGTTACCTTTGTCCATGAAATATCAGAGAATGCTAATCTTCTTAATTGCTCTAATTTATCATTGACGCTGTTTTTATTCATATTTTGAACATAGTCTTTTCCTTTTTTTGTTAAGATTAGTTTAGTTGGCGAGTTTGTAACTTCAGCAAGCATACCTTTAGATTTAAATTGACCAACTAAAGCATTGATTAAAGGCTGATTAAGCTGCAATTCATTTGATAAAGAAGCAACTTCTTTATTTTCAAGGACTCCAATCAATTTGGAGAAATTACCTATTTTATTTCTGTCATAAATAGCCACTAGTTTTTTTAATTGAGTTCTTGAGATACAGCCTTTTTGTTCATATAAACCATATGAAGATACCTCTTGCTGTATTTGACTAATTGAATATCCTAAACCATTCCTGACTTCATTTAATAAAGTTCCAACGTGAATTAAGTCTTGTTTACCGTCTCCTTGCTTAATAGTCATTATAGAGTAACTTTCAAGCGCATCCTTTTTTCTCTTGATTAAAGAACCAATCTTTTTTCCAAATGCAACTGCATATCTTCCTTGAATAAATAATCGATAGTATTCTTTATTTTTTATTTCTTTTTTAGATAATATACCTAAAATATTAAACCGCAAAAGCAAATGATGGACTTGCTGCAGCAATATTTTACTTTCTGAAACAATTTCAATTTGCCTTTCCTTTTTATTAAAATAACCATCACAATCAAAATAAGCTCTTAAAAAAAGAGATACTGCATCTAAAGAAGACTCTTGCAGAATTCCTGGGCTTTCTAAATATCTTCCTTTTTTTCCTATAGGTATCTTAAACACTTGATGAAATATTTGCACTAAGGACTGTGAATTTAATCGCAAACAGACTAGTTTTTCTGATCTCTTATCTCTTGTTTCTGCTATTTTCTTTGAAAATAAAAATAGTGAAAGCTCTTTAATTCTGTCAATAATTTCTGAATCTTCATTACTTATGTTAATTGATCCTTTTGAGAGATACCCATCTCCAATTACATACCCTGCAAATTCCGCTAATTCCGAACAAAATCGCGTTGGAAATTGCACCGCTTCAATAGAATCGTAATGTTTTAATGTAATTCTTTCTTCATTATAACCATTAATAAACTGAACAGGAACCTGACCATTTTTAAGAGAAAGAGTAAATTTTGCATAATTTCGCTTAAATGGCAGTGATTTTACTGCATTTTTTAACGTGGTATACTTTGCTTTAATGTCCTCCTTCACCCGTGATATATTTTTCTGTGGAAGATATAGGTCTACATTCATATTTTTTATTTGTTCAATAAAATACATGGTTTTTGATTCAGAAGGAACATACGCTGGAATTCCAACAAAATCGCCGTTAGTTAATTCATCTGCTCTTTTTTGCGTTATAGCACCATTATTAAGGATGAAAAAAGGGTGTTCATAAGTTGTTTTTACAGAAAAATTATTTCCATTATCAAGAAAAACTTCCATTAAATTTTTTGCTTTTAGTTTCCACAAATAAGTTATTTTTTTCTTTTCTATTTTCAAGGTATTAACATTCATTGAAGGAACATAGAGATCATCAGTGAGTGGAATAATAGAACCATCCTGCAATCCCATTTCTCCCTTTGATTGATGCTTAAGATATAGTTTTTCTGCAGTTATTGTTTGCCCACTCCATAAAAGAATATTGGTATTTTTATCAACACATTTACCATTCCCAAATAAACCAACGAGCATGATGATGAAGGGCTTTTTCGTTAATTCTATTTTTGCCCCTTCAGCTCCAAGAAAATGAGTTAATTCTTCATAAACAATGTTGATGAGATATTCTTTTTTTGTTAATCCAGGAGGTGTTTCTTCTTTGAGAATTCTTTCTTTTATTTTTTTTGATAACTCAAAAACGAGTTTTACA
Coding sequences within it:
- a CDS encoding signal recognition particle receptor subunit alpha; this encodes MVLDKLGESLRNTLSKIANAVFVDEKLVNELVKDIQRALLQADVNVKLVFELSKKIKERILKEETPPGLTKKEYLINIVYEELTHFLGAEGAKIELTKKPFIIMLVGLFGNGKCVDKNTNILLWSGQTITAEKLYLKHQSKGEMGLQDGSIIPLTDDLYVPSMNVNTLKIEKKKITYLWKLKAKNLMEVFLDNGNNFSVKTTYEHPFFILNNGAITQKRADELTNGDFVGIPAYVPSESKTMYFIEQIKNMNVDLYLPQKNISRVKEDIKAKYTTLKNAVKSLPFKRNYAKFTLSLKNGQVPVQFINGYNEERITLKHYDSIEAVQFPTRFCSELAEFAGYVIGDGYLSKGSINISNEDSEIIDRIKELSLFLFSKKIAETRDKRSEKLVCLRLNSQSLVQIFHQVFKIPIGKKGRYLESPGILQESSLDAVSLFLRAYFDCDGYFNKKERQIEIVSESKILLQQVHHLLLRFNILGILSKKEIKNKEYYRLFIQGRYAVAFGKKIGSLIKRKKDALESYSIMTIKQGDGKQDLIHVGTLLNEVRNGLGYSISQIQQEVSSYGLYEQKGCISRTQLKKLVAIYDRNKIGNFSKLIGVLENKEVASLSNELQLNQPLINALVGQFKSKGMLAEVTNSPTKLILTKKGKDYVQNMNKNSVNDKLEQLRRLAFSDISWTKVTKAVPVSNSSEYVYDLTVEDNHNFIADGVIVHNTTTAGKLAKFFQKRGSKIALIQTDTWRPAAYDQLQQLGAQLHVDVYGNKKAKQPGQIYNEYKYKFKNYDVVIVDTAGRDALNEELIDELKELNTTVHADETILVMAADLGQAAQKQAEVFKEQVHITGVIITKLDGTAKGGGALTACAVTSAPVKLIGVGEKIDALEEFKPKNFVGRLLGMGDLEALLAKAKEAITEQDAEDLGKKFLSGKFNLIDLYEQMQAMTKLGPLSKVLEMIPGMSSMQLPKELVSGQEDKLKKWKYIMDSCTEYELENPEDLDNARIERIAHGSGSSPGEVKELLKHYKQSKKMMKMFKGAGSGNMQQMMKKFKGLPGMAGLGMK